One Paenibacillus crassostreae DNA segment encodes these proteins:
- a CDS encoding DUF3397 domain-containing protein, with the protein MEWLRDSFIIFSILPFIPFLLVYFGHLKWKNNKRNALLIAMDVTTVFLIISVSALFNNTFDSKVGFYLILLFLLLAVGMIGGAQNRIKGKVDFTRMIKAVWRMTFILMMCSYAIFTLIVLFRYIYNSMS; encoded by the coding sequence TTGGAATGGTTGCGTGATTCATTTATTATCTTTAGTATTTTACCATTTATTCCATTCTTATTAGTGTATTTTGGTCATCTTAAGTGGAAGAATAATAAGCGGAATGCTCTTCTTATTGCTATGGATGTGACAACAGTATTTTTAATTATCTCAGTATCGGCTTTATTTAATAATACATTTGATTCTAAAGTCGGTTTTTATCTTATATTACTATTTCTATTATTAGCAGTTGGAATGATTGGTGGTGCTCAAAATCGGATTAAAGGGAAAGTAGATTTTACGCGGATGATTAAAGCTGTATGGAGAATGACGTTCATATTAATGATGTGTAGTTATGCTATTTTTACATTAATTGTGTTATTTAGATATATTTATAATTCTATGTCATGA
- a CDS encoding ketopantoate reductase family protein, with the protein MKIDIIGGGSLGLLFAGKLASVGNEVRVWCRGQEQAVLLNSEGILINSNEGSSVIELGPLAVEAGVLEESISKWDETPSDWIFLMTKQKEIEKVVSRILTRLDYNRLVEIKGILCFQNGVGHIELLKGAIPHCRIYSAITTEAARKDSHNKVFHAGHGMTMVGSQVHKELEEGMNSDIDEKALLSELQKAGFQCDLSKEIVNHMYRKLLINAVINPLTAIWRIQNGELLVSSQRIDLMRKLFDEGIEVYNACGIVWDIDLWDQIMNVCKMTSSNTSSMYKDVKVGHSTEIQWINGSIVSLAESQGIHANYHQMMVELIEGMKEKEE; encoded by the coding sequence ATGAAAATTGATATTATTGGTGGAGGGTCACTTGGTTTACTCTTTGCAGGCAAACTAGCTTCTGTAGGCAATGAAGTTCGTGTATGGTGTAGGGGCCAAGAACAAGCAGTTTTACTGAATTCAGAAGGCATATTAATAAACAGTAATGAGGGCTCTTCTGTTATTGAATTGGGCCCACTCGCTGTTGAAGCTGGAGTATTAGAAGAAAGTATATCTAAATGGGATGAAACTCCTAGTGATTGGATATTTCTGATGACCAAACAAAAGGAAATTGAAAAAGTTGTTTCTAGGATATTAACGAGATTAGATTATAATCGACTAGTAGAAATAAAAGGAATTCTGTGTTTTCAGAATGGCGTAGGTCATATTGAACTTTTAAAAGGAGCTATACCACATTGTCGTATATATTCAGCGATTACAACTGAAGCAGCGCGAAAAGATTCTCATAACAAGGTATTTCATGCAGGACACGGTATGACCATGGTTGGATCACAAGTACATAAGGAATTAGAAGAGGGAATGAATTCTGATATAGACGAGAAAGCACTGTTATCAGAACTCCAAAAAGCAGGATTTCAATGTGATTTGTCGAAAGAAATCGTTAACCATATGTACAGAAAATTATTAATTAATGCAGTGATAAACCCTCTCACGGCAATATGGAGAATTCAAAATGGAGAATTATTAGTCTCGTCTCAAAGAATAGACTTGATGAGAAAACTCTTCGATGAAGGAATAGAGGTATATAATGCTTGCGGTATTGTTTGGGATATAGACTTATGGGATCAAATTATGAATGTATGTAAGATGACTTCTAGCAATACGTCATCAATGTATAAAGATGTAAAAGTAGGCCACTCAACGGAAATCCAGTGGATTAATGGAAGTATCGTTTCATTAGCAGAATCACAAGGAATTCATGCCAATTATCATCAAATGATGGTCGAGTTAATTGAAGGAATGAAAGAGAAGGAGGAGTGA
- a CDS encoding RsfA family transcriptional regulator produces the protein MTAVRQDAWSIEDDLILAEVTLRHIRDGGTQLSAFEEVGERIGRTSAACGFRWNSSVRKKYEEAISIAKAQRQKRSYYRKQPSAMGLQVASLMKVEDDSDYYKVDGINEETLSIEAIIRFLRQWKGNVQENSRQLKMLEKELREKDEELEQLRHINERLSKQVNDVQTDYRVVNDDYKALIQIMDRARRLAFLNEEEEESKSRFKMDANGNLERLE, from the coding sequence ATGACAGCCGTAAGACAGGATGCATGGAGCATTGAGGATGATTTAATATTGGCAGAGGTAACGTTGCGACATATTCGTGATGGAGGTACACAGTTATCTGCATTTGAGGAGGTTGGCGAGAGAATTGGCAGAACGTCTGCGGCTTGTGGATTCAGATGGAATAGTTCTGTTCGTAAAAAATATGAAGAAGCTATAAGTATCGCTAAAGCTCAGAGACAGAAACGAAGTTACTATAGGAAGCAACCATCAGCAATGGGGTTACAGGTTGCAAGCTTAATGAAAGTTGAAGATGATAGTGACTATTACAAAGTGGATGGTATTAATGAAGAGACATTGTCTATCGAAGCTATAATTAGATTCCTACGACAATGGAAAGGTAACGTTCAGGAAAATAGTAGACAATTGAAAATGCTTGAGAAAGAACTCCGTGAAAAAGATGAAGAATTGGAACAATTACGACATATTAATGAGAGACTATCTAAGCAAGTAAATGATGTACAAACAGATTATCGTGTGGTCAATGATGATTATAAGGCGCTAATTCAAATCATGGATCGTGCACGTCGGTTAGCTTTCTTAAATGAGGAAGAGGAAGAAAGTAAATCTAGATTTAAAATGGATGCCAATGGAAATTTGGAACGTTTAGAGTGA